The genomic stretch GTGAGTTGATCGCGTACCAAAACCCACATGAAGGATTACTGGTCGTCAGGGTCGACGGAGGGGCGCACACCCTGCTTGAGGTCGGAGATTGCAGTCTGCCGGCATGGAGCCCCGATGGCGACCGGATCGCGTACTTCTCCGCCGATGGCATCTGGACGGTTCACCCCGACGGCAGCGGGAACCGTAAAATCATCGACGATCGCGTCTTCCCCTCCGAAAGCCCAATGTGGCTGGCCTCAGGCGACAAGATCGCCTACCTTACGTGGGACAAGGAGATCAAGGTGGTAAACGCTGACGGAACCGGCGAGCGGGTGGTGACATCGATAGGAGACGGCATCTCCTTTTCCGTCAGCGGGGATGGAAAACGGGTCGCATACAGCACTCTCGGCACGGTACGGCTGTCACGCATGGACAGCGTCGACTGGTGTAAGCCGGTTGCTGCGGTTCTGGATATGGTGCGCCTGAAAAACCTGCATAAGAGGCCTGCGATATTCGCGGACCCCCCGCAGATAACGTTCGTCGAACCTGCAGAGCGCGTCGTCAACGATACGGTGGGAGGAAACCGGACGTTTACCGTTGCTTCCGATGAACCGGTCACGATGACGTTCTACCTGGATAGCGACGAACGGGTGTACCTGCGCGACGAGGGTGTCCGACAGGCGTCGTATACGTTTGAAAACGTCTCGCCGGGTGCGCATACGGTGGCGGTGTCCGTTGTCAACGAGAGTTGGACACGCATGGGGACGACATGGCATTCATGGACGTGGCATGTGCTCCCCGAACAACCAATCGAACCGGGCGCCGAATCTGCAGATGAGGCGTCCTATCGAGGGTGAATGAATATGGGCTGTAGAACGGTATGGTCTCCAGCGCGGACGTTCACGGCATCGTGTGACCAGCCGGCGACGATGCGGGTGTACCTGGACGGCGACCGCTCCGGGGCCTGCGAGTCGCTGGTCGTCGGGGAGGCGAGCAACGTGGTTCGGTTCGAACGGGAGGGGTTCGCCAGGATCGATGCGGCGACGAGAGACGGTATGGTGGCGTACTTCGCACACCGTTGAACCCCGCACCCTTTTTTTCCACAGTACATCTCTACCGCGAATATCTGCACCGGCGGACCGGGATTGCTGATGCCATGGAGCACTGCGTGCAGAGGGCCGCCGAGCCCCTTTGGTACGGCAGGCAGGGAAGATTCGATATAACTGCCGCCATCGAACCGATAAAACCGAATTGCGAACCGATAAAACCGAATTGCCCCAAGACTACGGGAGGCATCCGGATCGACATGCTTTTATCCGATTATTGGTATAATCACATGCTAATATCCTTCACTATCGTGTTATGTGATCGGTGGATCTTCATGAGCCGTATCTACGTGATTGCAGCGGTCCCCGGTACCGGAAAAACGACAACGGCGATGCTGCTCGAACAGTACTTCCACGGGCAGGCAACGGCGAACAGGCTCAGTAGAACG from Methanoculleus chikugoensis encodes the following:
- a CDS encoding TolB family protein, with protein sequence MERKHLLAGIALLVLATGGIVVWTAGHIDSLPGNYFLYELGGEYDCMYPSISPDGTKIVYVATIYPDQHSSNLWIMDTRTWHTRQLTSCGDVALRPYWNPSGDIIAFLADRDIWTIERDGNNLTRLTADRSLELCRGWSPDGKRIAYLLNRSLWVMDTDGRNTQLVINGTSVIFDNFPVWSPDSGRIAVSCPDQVTTTVDGELIAYQNPHEGLLVVRVDGGAHTLLEVGDCSLPAWSPDGDRIAYFSADGIWTVHPDGSGNRKIIDDRVFPSESPMWLASGDKIAYLTWDKEIKVVNADGTGERVVTSIGDGISFSVSGDGKRVAYSTLGTVRLSRMDSVDWCKPVAAVLDMVRLKNLHKRPAIFADPPQITFVEPAERVVNDTVGGNRTFTVASDEPVTMTFYLDSDERVYLRDEGVRQASYTFENVSPGAHTVAVSVVNESWTRMGTTWHSWTWHVLPEQPIEPGAESADEASYRG